The following is a genomic window from Calliphora vicina chromosome 5, idCalVici1.1, whole genome shotgun sequence.
TAATATTATGActtggtaatccagatatatatcaaaaataggccaaaaatcgaggttgtatcGTGGtcagattttctcgatttttttggagtcgcaaatgaaacggaatgacaaattattaaatttagattttgccaaaaaaattaaaaaattgtatttcttgagttataaaatatttattttgatagatatcccactcgcatcccactaaggtactaaaaatatcttaaagaaatggacctaagctttcttttgactaaaaaaaatttttaaaagagggtccattttgaaaaaaatttcgattttgccaaaaaaaatttaaaaatggtatttcTTAAGTTATAAACTAAgagactaaaaatatcttaaagaaaTGGAGCTATACCACTCGCATCTcattaagcgaccaaataggtcttaaaggaaaatatctaagcttttgtttgagctaaaaaaaatattaaaaaagtccattttgaaaaaaaattcttgactttttgattttgcaaaaaaagtcaaaaattttatgttttgagttacaaaatatttattttgatagatatcccactcgcatcccactaagcgacgaAATAGTTTGttcaaagaaaatatctaagcttcatttcaagaaaaaagggcccattttttaaaaaaagtcaaacaagtttttgatttcagaaaaaaaaaatatagaaattttttatttttttttttaaaaattgttttcgaaatattcaagaaagagctatctaaactatttgggacacactttgctaagaacaatagataataagttacatggataagaaaaaacaccagcttgaccaaaatgtcaaactttgaacctctttaactcagagagttctagaccgatcttattgaaaaattgtgtctaagtcactatccaatagaaccttggtgcaaatttcataccgatcggaagacatcgatttgtaaagttggttcacttgacatgaaatgcttcacatattagaaattttttttttcaaaatcaaaaacttttttgaaatttgtttccattattttttttttttcaaaagagaGAGCTTAGGTCTTTTACTTGGGGAGCTTTTTGTTCGTTTAGTGGGattcgagtgggatatatatcaaattgAATGTTTTGTAGctcaatttatacaattttcgaGTTAAAACATCATTGGTGCAAGAAGGTATTTGCATTGTTATAAGTAGGTATGTATTTTACTTCTTATGGTTTATGGGATATTCgcattggaaaataaaaatttcagttttcttttacctaccttggtctaAGTGTTGGCTAGTAGAGGATCCAAATCTctaccgatttttttttcaaatatatatttaataattaacaacaaaatttataagtatttaacaaaaagaattgtttcaaaatcaatactgagtcaaaagttatttaaattaaaaaatttaaaaaaagtagctttttcgagcaatttttttttgaaaaaaatacaataatgtttagttatacataaaataaaattaaaataaataatgtgtttatatttttgttaaagaaaacacTTTGTGaagtattatagaaaaaaaatattttcaaaatttgtataacttAGATGTCTAGAGCCTTCCGAATTAGacctttttttatgtaaatttcaaatttatgccaaattttctcCAATCGCATATTTGCttccaaaatattaataactctTTTGTTTGttccaatatgttcttaaatatttagcaaaggGAATTTATAGGTCCGATCTCAGTAGCGCCAGCaaagtcaaaaatctaaaaactaaaatttttgggatttttgaaagtttttttgcGAATTGTGGTTTTCTCTATAACAaatcaaaactttatttttcacCTTTGCATTTGGAtcaaatatttctatataactgtaaaatttcattaaaaacaacttataaataaaacttgtatggcattttaaatattcaaatttttccaaaaaaatcagctaacTTTTTGTATTCCCTTATTTTAGCAAAAAGTCTTTTATACATttcttaattcttaaaaattttatagatttttgaaaagaagacacaattttctaaaacctgatatataaaatatatatcttaTCCTTTAATTAGCTTCATCTTGTAGTGTTCTTCTATGTTGGGTAATGCagtagtcggcaatgcagtgaacacaaatatattacaaaaccgTCCACAAATTTGACTAGTGCAAAAcataagatatacatattatatatcagagtattggaaattgtgttttctttccaaaaatgtatacaattttaaagaattgaaaaatttatagaagactttttgcaaaaatatcagatttttttgaaaattttaatttttaaaattctataaaaattttgtttatgaattgtttttaatgcaattttacagttatgtagaaatatttaataaaaatgcaaaaatgaaaagctatgcatagctagatcgttttataatcttatgaggacccaggatATCTATACTAATATAGGTATgttacaaactgaatgacaaaatcaatataacccCCATTTATTTTGAAGATGAATTAGAGGGAAGCACAATAAATTGTGGATAAGCTATAAAGAGATTttggtagaaaaattttaaatttcgaatataAAATGTAAGTAAGGGATTTGTGAATTAGCTTAGCAGTTCAGCTTAACTTTAACTAATTTATTTCAAGCCAAAATAAATAGTATTTCCTAAAGGTTATATTGTGCATTTAAatagatttaatttaaatctatttttatccatttttttttcacaatgttgttttaaatttgtaagcAAAAACTCTAttgttaataataaacatttggGTGTCAATATAATTTACGactattaattgtttttttctttcttatcaTTATTAATCTGAATGCTTGACAACGGTGTGGTGGGTCTGTTGGAAAAAAAACCTAACAATTtggattttataaaatgaatgacAACAATcttgttttatattataaattatgtaaatttttgtttatatcttcattcatggttttttgtttagtttaaataGTTTCTGCATTTAAACCCTATTTTCTCATATCATATCATTTCAATCAAATACGGCTGTTTGACGTAGTTGTGTTAATTTTAGTTTAGCTTGTCTTACTCATAAACCCCATAATTGTAGCCATAAAGTCTTTTGTGTATAAATTAATGATCAAAATGTCAAATGGTGTTAAACAtctttgtttgttggtttaattttttttgactaattaaaacgaaaaaaataaaagacatataaataaatgacatgctaatagatttaaatttaaaccagtttttttaaatctgGTTGAACAATAGAAGAAAGTAAAAACTCTAATAGACATGCGCAAAAGTGAATCTGGTTTGATCGCAAAATAGTAACCACCAAATAAAGCGCAGTTTGGCAGACagagttctttttttttgtgtgtgtttccaTTTAGAATTTAtggttaataaaaattaatcataaGATTTAAAACatgtcttaaataaataaaacatattgtGAAATACACAAGAATAATGTTAAGTGGAAGTTAAGATCAGCTGATCAGCAAAGAGAAATGTGAAGTGTTTACTTTTTTAGCTGTGGCTTTATTGATTAGCGAGATCGATAATATGGTATTTGCGACATGGATTCCtggaacctaaatctttctaacaACTTTTTTAAGGATCGTTTTATATCGACccatatatcagaaaaatattttattgtcacacaTTGATGTTGGGTATTCAAGATTCAGCACgtgttatttttcataatttcaagtTATATCtggcttaaaaaaaaacatcctttatttattaactatAGCTAGGAAGCAAAAATGTTATTAGTATAATAAgcatattttgatattaaaaaattcatgtgaATTTTGTTATGTTGTTAAAAAGTGCAATTTTACCTGGAAATGCATAAATACTTATATCATGTAGTTATAAGATAACATAGATATCATCTCAATATACAACATATTTTCACTTTATCATagatacaaaatacaaatagtATTTGCCTTCATAATATgaatattatagaaaaatctaaaCTTACACTTGAGTGAATAATTGCTTACGAGTTTcacaaaaaacagaaaagatttgcaaacattaaatttaaaaaaaatcctttaatcTACACACAAGGTAAATATCATAATATCATAATGTCagctaaaatattaatattataaaccattttttaatacttagtaatatatttagaaaagtttttgtaGCTTTCATAAACTATTCATAATAAAATcatgttaatatttatattaatactaatagtaattaattaaaactattttaagtttaattaaaattttacgttTATTACATTCATCATTAGAATGCGTTTGAACTAGAAACTTTTAATTTACAAGAGaacaacattatttgaaataagtttataccatagagaatagacatagatcggaaacgctactgtcaaagacctaactcagttgtcagaaacctaagtaaACCAGTCAAATATCTTATatccagggaaaccggaaatatgctctaaaaaagcgttttaagcgctttaaatatgcagtgaaaactttaaaatatactcttaaaatttaaaaaatatgctcttcttttacataatttttaaccaaaaaatatacttttatttaaaaaaatcaatacaattcatttctaaaaagctaaagtaacataaaataaataaatacaacataaaaaaataggaacttaagctatgaaaaagcctcgagaggtatttttttatgatattttatataaatataaagtcacttcttcaattaagattattattgcaataaattacaaaatattgacttaaattttcaaataaaaatcgttgtctattggatctgaaaacatttttatacatagaagatgttctttcgacatcaactgaagacaatatttctttaacacttagaacggttaagtttgaattagaactaaaatttgatatttagatggcgctattattaaaatagtgctcattttatatcaaacaagtaagagtgctatattcggctgtgccgaatcttatatacccttcaccaaattatactttaaaacaaaaattttaaatatttttaggtaaacaaaatttattttttttccaaagttgtttttttcattttttggaaaaaaaatttctaattgttgtttaaattttttttttattttttttttaaatttttaaaattttttttttgttttttcaattttttttttggtgaaaaaaaaaatcgggttcaaaatttttttttacgattttgacccattgtaggtccaacttactatggtcttatatacgtcgttgcaaatgtctttgaaatatctatcattagatatccatattgtctatattaatgtcttagtaatccagatataagtcaaaaatcgaggttgtcctggttttttcctcatatctcagccatttgtggaccgattttgctgattttaaatagcaaacttctcgaaagcatgtctgacagaattattgaagatttggatcccgaagatatctggggtcttcagaaaattgatttcaacagacagacagacggccagacagacggacatggcttaatcgactccgctatctataaggatccagaatatatgtatatactttatagggtcggaaatgaaaaatgtagaaattacaaacggaatgacatattctcacgaaggtgaagggtaaaaaaagcaatcaatttttcaattttgaattttaaacaaaggaagaaAAACcctaaatatgctcttaaaacaaatatatgcaaaaatatgaatttaagggtaaaatatgcactaacaaatcgatgccaaaattcttaaatagttctgaaacgtgtaaatatacacagagaatacagattcgtgatagcaaccgaatttgttgccaatcgaatgatactatcttagtgaccgaattttacagttgtggctaccatattttggaaggggtaactaaagtttggttgcctcaactgaaattcttctttatgaactgactttttgttgttagaactgaaaaattctattctatcattcgattggaaacaaattcggttgctatcacgaatctgttttctctgtgtagtatccaggaaaaacatgcatttgcatattttggtatCCCTGCTTAtaacgcacagtgggggaactgAAAAATAAGTGGAAATAAACCCGTTACTTCTacacgaatagcccgattttaataaactcAGCTATaaactatagaggaggtgttgataagcTTTGAGTTTGGGCTTAAAACATCAAAGGGGCTTAGCCaaaatgccccaaagtggggcacctctcttatatcaaaattaaaaatgatgccaaatttctGTTCGCAattcgatttgaaagatttttatatatatggaatctactagagatctacaaaaaacagtACTATAGCTATATATTATCACTTTTAGTTTatgagttattcgcatttgaaaattttttaattttttgctaatTACGGATCCAAAtctattttcttgaaatatatttttttgatttaacaaCAAACTTATTAAcaatcgtaattttttttgaaaaaacctctactaaatttttttttttttaaatgaaattttttcgaagtttttttttaattacttcaattttttttttaatttaaaaaaaaagaaattttaaatttattagtgaaaaaaattttttggtaaaaaaaattcggattaaaaatactttttaacaatttttaccgAATTACTATCGCATTATatgcatcgttgcaatggactttgaaatatctatcgttagatatccatattgactctattaatgacttagtaatccagatatacatagattaaaaataggccaaaaatcgagattgtcccggttttgtgggtcgattttatcgattttaaatagcagccgagccggcagaattcccgatatattgatgtatcaatcatgtttgtaagttatatatatgggggCTACGCACTGTGTCCCCAATTCAAAATATatgtggacaaaattatttggcgctctttttatatagaattgttgtcatcgattccaaaaaaaatgtttggaagaTCACTATAAACTTTTTTCCAGTTACAGTAGGGtttctagatatataaaaatcgttaataaaaaaaattaaaaaaatacattttcatgtgtttctgaaactaaatttttaaaaagatcagtttttactatatttcaagttacagtagggtctagatataacataattaaaaacaaaaaaatatttctaaaaattccattccgtaaaatttaaaaaaaaagtatttcggcgggtgctcataaatataagatatacatttaataaaagcctatatcaatgtttatctatgttttgaaatatgaatttctatattgtaaaacaattgagatatatgttatttagtaaagcagtaaaatattaaaaaaaaacaagtaagaaagtataataccctacactaagtaaaaagcaaaaacatttttcttttaaaatttcaataatttatatttttgagtgattttcggaagtgggccttatatgagggctatgaccaattatgaaccgatcaccatgaaattaggtcgtgtgatttatgtctatatgaaagtttactatgttgaattttgtgattttcggaagcgggtctatatgagagctatgactaattatggaccgatcgtaacaaaatttggtgacatgaatttggtgacaaacatttatgaccgataaagtccaatttcggaaggacatttgtatgggggctaggtgaaataatggaccgatttcagccagtttcaataaaaagaaaaataatatgtaccaaatttgatcgaaatatcttcaaaattgccacctgtactctgcgcacaaggtttacatggacagccaaccagacggacggacatcgtttaatcgactcagaaagtgattctaagtcgatcggtatactttaaggtggctgttagactaatatttttgggcgttacaaacatctgcacaaacgcataataccctccccactatggtggtgtagggtataattaacgaaaatatgattcaacattttttgaacttctggcgcttctgtcgagaaaaccaaatgtccaattgaaaaactcatttgtattggagaagagcagcttccgaaaaaactatgtttttccaaattctgaagataccgatttttataattttgtcgaTCTAGATTtcgatttggaaccacagtgctacggaaagttgatttcaaaatacagacggacatggctatatcgacttcgctatctagaacgatccagaatatatatactttgtagggtcgcaaatgaaaaatgtagaaattacaaagggaatgacaaactttatatgcccttgccactcatggtaaagggtataCAAAATCAAATATCTTCGTAAAAACtgcgattttagaaaaaatctgtctgtgatcactcatatttgataccaaaaatcgatttttaatctaaaaaaaactcaaatatcttaaaccgataagaattttgtaaatacagcaattttagggaaaataaactcaatctgtgatcactaaaattttataccaaaaaatcgaatttcagtcaaaaataaaactcaaatatcttaaatcgttaataactttgtaaatactgtgatttcagcgaaaataagctcaatctgtgatcactaacattttataccaaaaatcgaatttcagTCAAAgataaaactcaaatatcttaaatctttaataactttgtaaatactgtgatttcagcgaaaataagctcaatctgtgatcactcatattttataccaaaaatacatttttagtataaaaaaaaactcagatatcttaaatcgttaataactttgtaaatactgcgattttagagaaaataagctcaatctgtgatactgatattttataccaaaaatcgatttttagtaaaaaaaaactcaaaaccgctttattgttaataaatttgtaactacTGCGATTTcagggaaaataagctcaatctgtgatcattccTAATTTATACCAATAATTGATTATtactaaataaaactaaataaaacttaaatcttaaaaattaccttaatatgtgatcactcatattttatacccaaaatcgatttttaatataaaaaattcaacttttttaatttgaaaatagtgtaattttaaggaaaataagcccAATCTGTGAAAATAACAAAGcaataattttttggtttaaccaaatttttttttatttaaaccccATTTTTCTCGTTAACACAtttaaagaacaaaatttacttaatGATGTTTGTCCTCAACAGAAGGATGAGAACGAAGGTATTCCAAAGCCttaacaatttcaactggtacTGGTGGAGGTGTAGGCAAGACATTGCTAACGGGTTGATAACCATGCTCATCGGCAACATATTCGACCTTGATGTGTTCACCTTCGGGAGAAATGTATTCATAATGACCATGAATGTTGCCATGTTCATCACCACTGGCACCGCTGTTAATGCTATTGGAGGTTTCTAAATGGTAATCGAAACCATCAGCGCGAACATCGGAATCCAAAACCTTGATTTCAGCATGAGATTCATCGGAGACATCGGCATAGGCGCAGGCCAACAAGGAGGCAATGagcaactaaaatttaaaattattagattttatttaaagaaatattaagagAATTTAAAGGAAACTTACATATTTGAACATGTTGTTTGATTTGAGTTGATTGTTACAATTGACTAGAAAGTTCTAAATTCAAATGATACTGATTTCTTTCAAAATTGAGgcttttattcaaaataatttgcagaaaaaagaaatttttgtgtattCTGATCCTGTTTTAAATTTAGGCCATTAAAATTGTAGCACTTAGTTTTAAACctgtatgaatttttaaataaaatatgttaatatttaatttttttaagatatttgaattCTGCATAATAATTATTAcggtattttaatatttacgtCAAACAGATGTCGTCTACAATTTAACGGATCATCAGCTGCAAACGTGATATGTTCTATTTTTATAGCAGACatgttatgaaaaatatttaaaattttaatcattcattcattcattaaaaacaaaataaacagtgATTTGATTTTATTAAGGTGTTTTAGACTTCTTGTGCAACCTTCAACCTTTAAAAAACAATTGCGTAGGCTGGCCctttgcaatttaataaatttgttttcagtaaaataaaaatagaatttccttctttttcattttgcaattacgaaaataaaatgtgtctgatttctttaaaattagaaaccacaacaataatataatcaccatttacaaacaaaaaagaaaaaaaaaaaagtaaaaagtatagtcggtcatgTCCGACAGTATAATTCACTACACTAAGTATATGAGCAAATCattattctattaaaaatttggtgacatgaattatttggagcgcaatttgtggagatacatttataaattaaacatttatgaccgataaagtccaatttcggaaggacatttgtatgggggctaggtgaaataatggaccgatttcagccagtttcaataggcttcgtgcTTGGGTCGAATaaataatatgtacaaaatttgatcgaaatatcttcaaaattgcgacctgtactctgcgcacaaagtttacatggacagccagacagacggaaggacggacatcgtttaatcgactcagaaagtgattctaagtcgatcggtatactttaaggtgggtgttacactaatatttttgggcgttacaaacatctgcacaaacgcataataccctccccactatggtggtgtagggcataaaaagtggtttactgaatttcgttatggccatacaagcacggaagatacCGAACGTTCTTGACGCCctgttgaggtctctacacccgaaacaattgaaaaaatgtacGATAGGGAGTTGGACAATCGATGATAGatagtgcgagagattgtggaagatAAGAATCTCACATGGCaaagtgttttaaattttgaatgatcacttgggtatgagaaagctttcctcAGGATGGTTGCCACGTCCACTCACAGTTAACCACAAAGgcaatcgtgtgacaacttcgcAGGAGTATTTAGCGTTATTCAACCACAATATAGACGAGATTTTGAGCCGTTTCGTAATCGTGGACGAAACGTGGATCCACCACAATAAACCAGAGACCAAACAGTATTAAAAGTAGTGAATTTCTCGGGGTGAATCGTCAACAAAGAATGCAAAGGTGGATTTGTCAGCCAATAAAGTCGACTGTTTTGTGGAATGCACGCGGTACAATCCACATTGACTACCTTCATAAGGGTAAAAGAATCAATGGCGAATATTATGACAACTTATTGGATCGATTTAATGGATTTGAAAAAACGTTCGCATTTGGCcaagaaaaaaagttctctTTTATCATGACATTGCAAGGGTGCATagatgtgcagtttccatgtcAAAAATCCAGGTTACGAATTGCTCTGCTTTAGACCCGAGcaactatttcttgtttctaaACCTGAAGAAATGCATTGGTGGAAAGAGACTTGACAtcattttacaaacaaatacctattttgagtAGGAGAGtaggttgaaaaataaaatgatttgttTATCCTAAAACCTGTTTCATTCAAAAaccacggacttattgaccctcCCTCGAtcatcaaaattgcgacctttcttggcctcaaaagatggaTAGCCAGACAGACGGTGGGACTGtgtttaattgactcagaaaatgatttaTGGCCGATCggttttggacgttacaaacattagCACAAATGCAATATATTGTACTCTCCTCCCCATTAtcgtggtgtagggtataaaaatatattgtttacttctataaaaattcttaaaggtCAATATTTGAATATGGCATAATTACATTTaaggaaaattgtaaaaaaatttaaacagataaatacacaaacaaaatgcaatttattacaaaaaaagatgattttttttattattatgtattattgtttccaagaaatttgacatttatttgaaaatttcattgacaaGTGCATAAGTATATGTATAGAAATTCATTGTATTATTACTCTTTCTTTATCTCTCTCCCCACTCATTCTTCTTAACCAAATATTATTAGAAAGGGAAATATAGAgagttataaaaattgaaattcaaataaatttttatacatgatttactttataaataaaa
Proteins encoded in this region:
- the LOC135960976 gene encoding larval cuticle protein 2-like yields the protein MFKYLLIASLLACAYADVSDESHAEIKVLDSDVRADGFDYHLETSNSINSGASGDEHGNIHGHYEYISPEGEHIKVEYVADEHGYQPVSNVLPTPPPVPVEIVKALEYLRSHPSVEDKHH